CAGGGTCAGCCGCAGGCGCTGGATTTGCTGGTGTATGCCTCGCCCTTGCAACACAACGGTCAGACGTTCAGCCTCTTTTGCATCACTGACATCAGCCATCAAAAACGCCGGCGCGCCATGGAGCGCATTTTCTTTCACGATCTGCTCAATTCAGTGGGCAGTCTCGCCTCTTTGATGGAGCAGTTGCGCGAGATGGCTTCGGAGGATTTACAGGAGGATTTGGAACTGGCCGAGAGCGCCTGCCAGGATGCCGTGGAGCAAATCCTCAGCCAGAAGGACCTGATGGCGGCGGAAAACAACGAATTGACCGCTCATCCCGAGCCGGTTAACGCCCTGCTGTTGTTAAATCATTTGGTGAAACTCTTTGCGCGGCATCCAGTCGCCACCGGCCGGCAGTTGCAAATCGGGCCATGCCCGGTGGCGGTGGCCCTGTTGACCGATCCCACCCTGCTGCGGCGGGTGTTGGGTAATCTCATCAAAAATGCCCTCGAGGCATGTCCCCCGGGAGGCACGGTGACGGTGTCCTGCACCGCCGAGGGGGAGCGGATTCGCTTCGCCGTCAACAACCCCGGCGTGATGCCGCAATCGGTGCAGTTGCAAATGTTCCATCGCTCCTTTACCACCAAGGGCGACGGCCGGGGTCTGGGCACGTATAGCGTCAAGTTGATTACCGAGCGTTATCTCAAGGGCACCGTGGGCTTTACCTCGGAAGAGGAGCAGGGCACGACCTTCTTTGTTTTGCTGCCCCGCCGGCTGGTGGAGGAGTGAACCGCACTCCCTTGCAACCCCCTCACGCCAGGGGGGCTGACCGTTGTTTCGTCCGGGCAAGGGGCGCTTTCAAGCCTATAAGCGCCGGGCAAATCCATGCTTCGATGCGGTATTGCAGGAGTGCGCCGGAGTCACCCGCATCCCTTAACTTGCTGTGGGGAGTCAGGTGGGTTAACCTCCCGGGCATGAAGTCGCTTGCCGCGTCCGTTTTCAAATTCACGCTTTGCTTCTGCCTCACTCATTTAGCCTTGGGCAAATGGGCTGCCCCATCGTCTGGCGCTGAGCCGCCCCCGGCGCCCGGCGCCATTCACGCCGGTTTGATGCGGTATGCAGATGTTTCCGCCACCCAGATTGTGTTTGTTTATGCCGGGGATATCTGGCTGGCGCCCAAGTCGGGTGGCCTCGCCATCAAGCTCAGCTCGCCCCCCGGCGAGGAGATGTTTCCCAAGTTTTCGCCGGACGGCACCCAAATTGCCTTCAGCGCCAATTACGATGGCAACACGGATATTTACGTGGTCCCGGTGACCGGCGGATTGCCCCGGCGGCTCACCCATCACGGCGCCGCGGACCGCGTGATCGATTGGTATCCGGATGGCCGCTCCCTCCTTTATGCCACCATGATGACCAGTTACAAGGACCGGTTTAATCAGCTTTATCGCATCCCGGTCACCGGCGGTCTGCCGGAAAAGTTGCCGGTGCCCTATGGCGAATTTGGCGCCCTGTCACCCGATGGCAAGGTCCTGGCCTACACCCCCATAAGTGTGGATTTTCGCACGTGGAAACGTTACCGCGGCGGCATGAATCCTGACATCTGGCTTTTTGATCTGGAGAAAAACACCGCCCGCAACCTTACCCGTCATGAGGCCAACGACTCGCTGCCCATGTGGCGGGGGGACACGATTTATTTTCTCTCCAATCGTGATCCCCACGGCCGCGACAACCTGTGGGCGTACGACACCAAAAAAGAACGCTTCCGCCAACTGACCGCCTTTCAGGATTTTGATGTCAAGTTTCCCAGCCTGGGCCCCGCGGACATCGTCTTCGAGTGTGGCGGCAGGCTGTATTTGTTGGACCTGGCCACCGAGAAATATCAGGAGGTGAAGATTCAAGTCGTCACCGACCGCAGCACGCTCAAGCCGCGGCTGGAAAATGTTTCCGGTTACATTCACAACGCCGCCGTTTCGCCCGCGGGCAAGCGGGTCATTTTCGAGGCGCGCGGTGATTTGTTCAGCGCGCCGGCGGAAAACGGGGTGGTGCGCAATCTGACCCGCAGCTCCGGCGTGGCCGAGCGCTACCCGGCCTGGTCGCCCGATGGCCGCTGGGTGGCGTACTTCAGTGATCGCACAGGCGAGTATGAGCTGACCCTTCGGGCGCCCGATGGCAGTGGAGAGGAACAAACCTTGACCTCTTTGGGGCCCGGATACCGCTACCGGCCGCAGTGGTCGCCGGACAGCCAGAAAATCGTCTGGATTGATCAGGCCATGAAAATCTGGCTCCACGATTTAGCCCAAAAACAGACCCGCATGATTGACCGGCAGAAGTGGCGTTACCACGGCGCCTTGCACGCTTTTTCGGTGAGCTGGTCACCGGACAGCCGTTGGCTGGCTTATGATGCGGACAAGGACAACCGCCAGAGCTGCATAGTTTTGTACGACACGGAGAAGCAGCAACGGCACGAAGTTACCGCCGGTTTCTATGACGATCGCGAGCCGGTTTTTGATCCGGACGGCAAATACCTTTTCCTGCGCACCGGCCGGCAGTTTACCCCCAGTTACAGCGAGCTGGATAATTCCTGGATTTACGCCAACACCTGGCGGCTGGCCGCCGTCCCCTTGCGCCGGGATGTGCCCTCGCCCCTGGCTCCCCGCAATGACGACGAGCCGATGAAAAAAGAGGAAACCAAGGAGGAAAACCCCAAGCCGGAAACCGCCAAAGCACCCGAAAAGGCGGAGGAAAAACCGGCTGCCGAGAAGCCGGCGGCCAAACCCTCCGACAAGAAACCCAAGCCGGTCCACATTGACCTGGAGGGGTTTGAAGAGCGCATGGTGCTCCTGCCACCCAAAGCCGGGCGTTACGGGGATTTGTGTGCCGTGGCCGGCAAGTTGATTTATCGTGTGTTGCCGCGCACCGGCTCGGATGCCACGGCCTCCCCGATCGAGTTTTATGATTTGGAAAAACGGGAAACCCGGCGGATCCTGGATGATGCCGACGACCTCCAGCTTGCAGCAGGCCGTGAAAAACTGCTGGTGCGCAAGGACCGCACTTATGCGGTCATTGAGCCCAAGGAAAATCAGAATTTGAACAAGAAGGTGGACACCGCGGGTTTCGAGGCGCTGATTGATCCCCCGGCCGAGTGGCGGCAAATCTTCACGGATGCCTGGCGCATCGAACGCGATTATTTCTACGATCCCAACCTCCACGGCGTGGACTGGAAGGCCATGCGCGAGCGCTATGGGAAAATGCTGGAGGACTGCGTCACCCGCTGGGATGTGAATTTTGTTATCGGCGAATTGATTGCCGAATTGAACGCCTCGCACACCTATCGCAGCGGGGGCGATGTGCCACGCACGCCCGAGCGCGGGGTGGGATATTTGGGCTGCGACTTCAGTTTTGAAAACGGGACCTATCGCATCAAGAAAATCATTCGGGCCGCCCCTTGGGACACCGAGGTTACTTCGCCCTTGCTGCGCCCGGGCCTCACCAATGTGCAGGAGGGGGATTACCTGCTGGCCGTCAACGGGCAGCCGCTGGACCCGCAACAAGATCCTTGGGCGGCCTTTCAGGGGCTGGCTGACAAGCCGGTGCTGTTGACTGTCAATGAACGCCCGGACATGCAGGGAGCGCGGGAGGTCTTGGTGCACACCCTGGCCAGCGAGGCCCGGCTGCGGCATTTGGCGTGGATCAATGAAAATCGCCTGAAGGTGGAGCGCCTGAGCCAGGGGCGCATTGGTTACGTGTATGTGCCCGACACCGGTGTCAATGGCCAGACCGAGCTGGTGCGCCAGTTCCGCGCCCAAATAACCAAGGATGCCCTGATCATTGATGAACGGTTCAACAGCGGCGGGCAGATTCCCGATCGCTTCATCGAGCTTTTATCCCGGAAGCGGGAAAATTATTGGGGCGTGCGCGATGGTTTGGACTGGCCTTGGCCGCCGGTGGCGCACACCGGGCCGAAGGCCATGCTCATCAACGGGTGGAGCGGCTCCGGGGGCGATTGTTTCCCTTATTATTTCAAACAAGCGGGCCTGGGGCCGTTGATTGGTATGCGCACCTGGGGCGGCCTGATTGGCATGACGGGCACGCCGGCGCTGGTGGACAATGGGAGCGTGACCGCTCCCACCTTCGGCATCTACAATCTCAAAGGCGAATGGATTATCGAGGGCTATGGGGTGGATCCGGACACTGAAGTGGTGGATGATCCAGCCCGTATGGCCCAGGGGGGTGATCCCCAACTGGAGCGGGCCGTCGAGGAGCTGCTCAAGGCCCTCAAAAAGAATCCGCCTACGCCGGTGAAGCGGCCCAAATATCCCAACCGCGCGGGTAAGGCCTGAGCGCCATCCGCTCAGTTCATTTTCGCCAGGGCGCGGTCCAGCCGCTGCAACACCCGCTCCTTGCCCAGCACTTCCAGCAGGTGATATAGGCTTGGCCCGGCGGTGCGGCCGGTGCAGGCCAGGCGGGTGGGATGCACCAGCACGCCGGCCTTCACGCCCAGCTCGGCGGCCAGTTTCTTCAACGTGGCCTCCAGCGTGGCGGCGTCAAAGCTGGGCAAGGCGGCAAAGGCCTCCCGCAGCTTCTGCAGGCGCGGCCGGTTTTCCGGGGTGAATTCCTTTTGCGCCGCCTCGGCCTCGTAGGTCAGTTCCTCGGTGAAATAAAAGCCGGCAAAGGCAGGCAGCTCCGCAAACAAATCGATCTTTTCCTTGCAGGTATCCAGCGCCGCCTTGACGTAGGGCAGGGGATAACGGTTGGTGTCAATGCCGGCATGAGCCAGGGCATGGACGGCCAGCTCGTAATAGCGGTCCGGAGCCATGCGGGTGATGTATTCGCCGTTCATCCACACCAATTTCTGGTAATCAAACCGCGCATTGTGGCGCAGGACCTGCGGCAGATCAAACCGCTCAATTAATTCCTCGCGGCTCATGATCTCGCGGTTGTCCTTGGGGGACCACCCCAGCAGGCACAGGTAGTTCACCACGGCCTCGGGGGCAAAGCCCTCGGCTTGGTAGGTGGTGAGCGAAGCGCCTTTGTCCCGCTTGCTCATCTTTGAGCCGTCCTGGTTGAGAATCAGCGGGATATGGGCGTACTTGGGCGGCGTGACTCCAAAGGCCCGAAACAACGCCAGATGCTTGGAGGTGTTGCTGATATGGTCTTCGCCCCGGATGACGTGGGTGATTTGCATGTCAATGTCGTCCACCACGTTGACCAGGTGAAACACCGGCTGGCCGTCGGAGCGGACAATCACAAAATCCGGGTCCAGCTCTTCACGATCGGTGAGCTGTCGCTTGATTTCCCCCACCACCAAATCCTCAATGATGATCGGCTCGCGGCTCATCTTGAATTTGATGGCCCCGTCCTTCTCATAGGCATGGCCGGCGCGCAGCAGATCCTGTACGCGGTCCATGTACAGCTCGCGCCGCTGACTTTGGAAATACGGCCCATAGTCGCCGCGGTAAGGGCCGGTGGCCTCCGGCGTCAATGGCCCTTCATCCCAGTCCAGCCCCAGCCAGTGCAACCCGTCCAGGATGACCTTGACCGCCTCCTCCGTGTTGCGGGCCGCATCGGTGTCCTCGATGCGCAGGATAAATTTGCCGCCGTGATGCCGCGCAAACAGCCAGTTGAATAACGCGGTGCGGGCACCCCCGATGTGCAGGTACCCCGTGGGACTTGGCGCAAAACGCACGCGAACTTTCATGCCGGCAATCTACCCCGCCGCTGCGCCGGCGAAAAGCAGGAAGTCACTCCCGGCGGAGTGCGGCAAACGGGGCAGAGTGCAAATAAAAGGCGGCCCGCCAGGGCCGCCCAGAAAGTGCATCTTGAACCGCCGGAATAATTACTTGACCGCGTTGACGCGGTGGGCCAGCCGGGAGCGCTTGCGGCTGGCGGCGGTCTTGGGGATGACCCCGCTCTTGGCTGCCTTGTCGAGCGCCGAGCTGACCTTGCGATAGGCGGCTGCGGCCTCTTCCTTCTTGCCGGCGGCCACCAAGGCATTCAATTCCTTTTGCAGGGACTTCAGGCCCAGCTTGACCTTGCGGTTGCGGATGCGCCGCCGGGCGCTGCTGCGCACGCGGCGTTCTGCAGATTTGGTATTCGGCATAATCGCTACTTATTCAATAACCCAACAAAAACGTTAATCCTAAAGCGCGCTACCATAGCGGTTGGCCCTGAAATGTCAACCCCCGGACTTAACATTCTTTTGTACCGCAGACGCCAATGGCGCAAAGGGCTTGTCAGGCGGAGGACTTGGCCCATAATGAAATCACCATGATGAAAAAAGACGCCCTTGCCATGAAAACCAACCGCCGCCAATTTTTGCGGGCCGCCGCTGCGGCCACGGCCGCTTTTTCCCTCGTTCCCCGCCATGTCCTGGGGGGGCCGCGCTTCGTACCGCCCAGTGAGAAAGTGAACATCGCCCTGGTGGGGGCTGGCGGCCAGGGCCGCACCAATGCGCGCAGCCTCTTCCAACAGGAGGATGCGCAGATCATCGCCATTGCCGATCCGGCTGAGTATTGGGAATTAAAGCGCTTTTATTATGGCGGCGTCGGGGGACGCAAACCGGTGAAGGAGGAGATTGAGAAGCATTACGCGCAAAAGACGCCTAATTTCAAATGCGCGGAGTACGAAGATTTCCGGGTCATGCTCGAAAAGGAGAAGGCGATTGACGCGGTGTTGTGCGCAACACCGGATCATCTGCATGCCTACGTCTGCATCCTGGCCATGAAAATGGGCAAGCATGTTTATTGCGAAAAGCCCCTCACGCATAGTGTGTGGGAGGCGCGCATGGTGGCCAAGGTGGCGCGCGAGACCGGCGTGGCCACCCAAATGGGCAATCAGGGGCATTCGGATGAGGGGATCCGTTCCACTTGTGAGTGGATTTGGGACGGGGCGATCGGCGAAGTGCGCGAAGTCTGCGCCTGGACGGGGGCCGGCAAGTGGATGAAGGAAGTGGGCCGGCCGGCCACGCAGGACCCCGTGCCCAAGGGATTGAACTGGGATTTGTGGCTGGGACCCCGCGAGCCGCGGCCCTACCATAATTCCTATGCGCCGGTGAGCTGGCGGTCCTACTGGGATTTTGGCACGGCGGCGATCGGCGACATGGCCTGCCACAACCTGGACCCCGCCTTCATGGCGCTGGATTTGGCCACGCCTGCCAGCGTGGAGGGCACGGCGTTCGCCCTGGATGACTACACCTGCTACGAGTGCGGCATGTTCACCTACAAATATCCGGCGCGCGGCCAGTTCCCGCCCCTCGTGGTGCGGTGGTTCGACGGCGGGTTGTATCCGCCACGGCCCGATGAGCTGGAAGAAGGCGAGCAGATGGGCGCCAACAATAACGGCATTTACTTTGTGGGCACCAAGGGAGTCATCATCTGCCCCGGCTGGGCCGGCAACCCGCGCATCTGGCCAGACTCGCTCATGCAGGCGTACAAGCGCCCCCCCAAAAAGCTCAAGCGCGTTAAAGGGCATCATCGGGACTGGCTGGATGCCTGCAAGGGCGGCGAGCCGGCCAGCGCCAATTTTGAATACGGTGCCAAGCTGACGGAGGTGGTGCTGCTGGGCACGGTGGCCCTGCGCTCCCGCAAGAAGATCTATTGGGACGCTGCCAACATGAAGGCCACCAATGCGCCGGAGGCCGACCGCTTCCTC
This sequence is a window from Verrucomicrobiia bacterium. Protein-coding genes within it:
- a CDS encoding ATP-binding protein, with the protein product MSTAHIPLTEFAPAERVPIDIIRQQAAEIESLPLTPQVLNSVLNCVFILNAQRQIVFASDNVKHYLDGRTAADIIGLRPGEAFGCVHSDAHDSGCGTSRFCAECGAVKAALASLAGYHDLQECRMLRLVQGQPQALDLLVYASPLQHNGQTFSLFCITDISHQKRRRAMERIFFHDLLNSVGSLASLMEQLREMASEDLQEDLELAESACQDAVEQILSQKDLMAAENNELTAHPEPVNALLLLNHLVKLFARHPVATGRQLQIGPCPVAVALLTDPTLLRRVLGNLIKNALEACPPGGTVTVSCTAEGERIRFAVNNPGVMPQSVQLQMFHRSFTTKGDGRGLGTYSVKLITERYLKGTVGFTSEEEQGTTFFVLLPRRLVEE
- a CDS encoding PDZ domain-containing protein produces the protein MRYADVSATQIVFVYAGDIWLAPKSGGLAIKLSSPPGEEMFPKFSPDGTQIAFSANYDGNTDIYVVPVTGGLPRRLTHHGAADRVIDWYPDGRSLLYATMMTSYKDRFNQLYRIPVTGGLPEKLPVPYGEFGALSPDGKVLAYTPISVDFRTWKRYRGGMNPDIWLFDLEKNTARNLTRHEANDSLPMWRGDTIYFLSNRDPHGRDNLWAYDTKKERFRQLTAFQDFDVKFPSLGPADIVFECGGRLYLLDLATEKYQEVKIQVVTDRSTLKPRLENVSGYIHNAAVSPAGKRVIFEARGDLFSAPAENGVVRNLTRSSGVAERYPAWSPDGRWVAYFSDRTGEYELTLRAPDGSGEEQTLTSLGPGYRYRPQWSPDSQKIVWIDQAMKIWLHDLAQKQTRMIDRQKWRYHGALHAFSVSWSPDSRWLAYDADKDNRQSCIVLYDTEKQQRHEVTAGFYDDREPVFDPDGKYLFLRTGRQFTPSYSELDNSWIYANTWRLAAVPLRRDVPSPLAPRNDDEPMKKEETKEENPKPETAKAPEKAEEKPAAEKPAAKPSDKKPKPVHIDLEGFEERMVLLPPKAGRYGDLCAVAGKLIYRVLPRTGSDATASPIEFYDLEKRETRRILDDADDLQLAAGREKLLVRKDRTYAVIEPKENQNLNKKVDTAGFEALIDPPAEWRQIFTDAWRIERDYFYDPNLHGVDWKAMRERYGKMLEDCVTRWDVNFVIGELIAELNASHTYRSGGDVPRTPERGVGYLGCDFSFENGTYRIKKIIRAAPWDTEVTSPLLRPGLTNVQEGDYLLAVNGQPLDPQQDPWAAFQGLADKPVLLTVNERPDMQGAREVLVHTLASEARLRHLAWINENRLKVERLSQGRIGYVYVPDTGVNGQTELVRQFRAQITKDALIIDERFNSGGQIPDRFIELLSRKRENYWGVRDGLDWPWPPVAHTGPKAMLINGWSGSGGDCFPYYFKQAGLGPLIGMRTWGGLIGMTGTPALVDNGSVTAPTFGIYNLKGEWIIEGYGVDPDTEVVDDPARMAQGGDPQLERAVEELLKALKKNPPTPVKRPKYPNRAGKA
- the gltX gene encoding glutamate--tRNA ligase, with amino-acid sequence MKVRVRFAPSPTGYLHIGGARTALFNWLFARHHGGKFILRIEDTDAARNTEEAVKVILDGLHWLGLDWDEGPLTPEATGPYRGDYGPYFQSQRRELYMDRVQDLLRAGHAYEKDGAIKFKMSREPIIIEDLVVGEIKRQLTDREELDPDFVIVRSDGQPVFHLVNVVDDIDMQITHVIRGEDHISNTSKHLALFRAFGVTPPKYAHIPLILNQDGSKMSKRDKGASLTTYQAEGFAPEAVVNYLCLLGWSPKDNREIMSREELIERFDLPQVLRHNARFDYQKLVWMNGEYITRMAPDRYYELAVHALAHAGIDTNRYPLPYVKAALDTCKEKIDLFAELPAFAGFYFTEELTYEAEAAQKEFTPENRPRLQKLREAFAALPSFDAATLEATLKKLAAELGVKAGVLVHPTRLACTGRTAGPSLYHLLEVLGKERVLQRLDRALAKMN
- the rpsT gene encoding 30S ribosomal protein S20, producing the protein MPNTKSAERRVRSSARRRIRNRKVKLGLKSLQKELNALVAAGKKEEAAAAYRKVSSALDKAAKSGVIPKTAASRKRSRLAHRVNAVK
- a CDS encoding Gfo/Idh/MocA family oxidoreductase, with the translated sequence MMKKDALAMKTNRRQFLRAAAAATAAFSLVPRHVLGGPRFVPPSEKVNIALVGAGGQGRTNARSLFQQEDAQIIAIADPAEYWELKRFYYGGVGGRKPVKEEIEKHYAQKTPNFKCAEYEDFRVMLEKEKAIDAVLCATPDHLHAYVCILAMKMGKHVYCEKPLTHSVWEARMVAKVARETGVATQMGNQGHSDEGIRSTCEWIWDGAIGEVREVCAWTGAGKWMKEVGRPATQDPVPKGLNWDLWLGPREPRPYHNSYAPVSWRSYWDFGTAAIGDMACHNLDPAFMALDLATPASVEGTAFALDDYTCYECGMFTYKYPARGQFPPLVVRWFDGGLYPPRPDELEEGEQMGANNNGIYFVGTKGVIICPGWAGNPRIWPDSLMQAYKRPPKKLKRVKGHHRDWLDACKGGEPASANFEYGAKLTEVVLLGTVALRSRKKIYWDAANMKATNAPEADRFLKGTYRKGWELPV